From the genome of Medicago truncatula cultivar Jemalong A17 chromosome 2, MtrunA17r5.0-ANR, whole genome shotgun sequence:
tattgCTTAGTTTAACAGGAAAACATGGTTATGGAAAAATATACGGTTGCAAAACTCGAGCAAAAAGAAGTGACTTACCAAGAATCCAAGAATCCGCTGATAGGGGGAGCTGGACCTAGCAACGGTGTGCTCaaaggaggaggaggtggtggatcCATTACctacttacaagttacaacgGCTGCTTCTTCAGTTCTACCATTCAATAAATATGTAAATGTTGAATAACTTGCTTTCAACAAGTCAAACCTTTCATCTACCATTCAAAGGCTGATAATTCATTCAATGGCAAAAATTCAACCCCAACTAACATATAAACCTTGTTAATCAAACAATAAAAAGTTACTCactaataaaaattcattttcttaggATAGAGAATGCAATAGATATACAATATACAATTCTATGTGTGATATATCTATTTGtacatatattttcaaatttacaaTGATTTTTCACATCTATCACATCCGATTCTTTGACAAATAAAGTAGAGCCGGAATCATGTATACTTTTCTGTACAAGTAGAACAAttcaacaaatatatttctgtTTATCTAAAACAATAATGTATCATAGTAAATGCTACAGAGATGTAGTAGTGCCAATACATAATAGAACGTGTATGCTATCAAGGGAAACTGATGTTTTCCATGCAAAAGGATTCCAACCGAGGCTCGGATAGGTCTACCATTTCCTCTTCGGATGCATGCCACTTCTCACCTTTTGAAGTCAAGAGGATCAAACTTTTCATATACTCGGTTGAAATTGTGTCTACATCTTTATCTTCGTTTCCAACACGAAGATCATAGTCAGTACAAGGCGGCAATGAATTATGAGGTGGAAATCTACTCAATGAAGATTGTCTTTGCTGTTCTGCATCATCATCTCTGTCCTTTATTTtcacaagaaagaaagaaaaaaaagtgaggATAAGGCTTTATGTTCATGCTATAGTAATCGGAGGATACAATATATTATGATAACTCTTGCCAGTGTAATAATCTGACAAATGAAATATACATCAAACAAAATTTTAGTTCTGTTTGGTTTGAGATAACGTTCGCTATTTTCATTTCGTactcttatttttaattgcaaaaTTACCTCTTCTTTTCATTATGTTTCCTGTGTTTCGAATATTTGAACATGAATAGGTAAAAACACTTTATCAAACTAGAATGCTGAAGTTAAGAACTGAGGACACAACGGCGAGTGTGCTTACCTGAAAAAGGCACAATTGAACGTATCTTCTCCTTCTAGATTTGGTTCGAGAAATACTTGAAAGAATTAAAACAACTTCACTCATAGTTGGTCTATTATCAGGATCCAACAATAAGCATTCCTTTGCTAGGTTTGCCATTATATGCACCTCATCTTCTGGGAAGTTTCCTTTCAATTGTGGATCAGCCAACTCTGTCAATACTCGCCTACTATCCTGTAAGCGAGGAGCAGcctaaaacaaaacaagtttAGCAATCTATATCAATATAATGAGTGTCCATCATCTATTTCTTAGTAAAACTTATTAAACAAACTATATGCAATGTTCAAACTAAAGTATGTAATTATCATAGTCATCTAAATTCCAGTTTATAAATGGAAAATAagacacattaaaaaaaaatacaatttaggaTGTCTGAGCTATTATACAAAGACCACCcttctcaagaaaaaaataactgTCATAGTCAGTGCACAAAGTTGAGAGCCAACAAAATCCTTCAAATGTGAACAAATGTAGTAATGGATAAGTTGATTTCGACATAGCACTGACACTGCAAGTTGAAGGTGTGTCTGAGTGCCCAACACTCGTAAAGTTACATTTAATCacttatttttcatattataatTTATGTCTACGTGTCAATGTCAATGTTGTTTTCAATGCATGTGCAAGTGTTTCATAGGTTGATTTACAATACCCATACAACAAGGCTTTCTTCTTTGCCTGCAGATTTAAGGATTGGTTGGCGACCACTGATAAGTTCAAGAAGAACCACGCCGAAACTGAAGACATCTGACTCAATAGAGGATCTCCCAACAATTGCATACTCAGGTGCAAAATAGCCAAATGTCCCCTTCATTCTTTGTGAAGAATATGAACAACTTGGGAGGCTATCAGATCTCAAGTCTTTAGCCATACCAAGATCAGTTATCTGCAAATTTATTAGATAAAAGTTTGTGAAAGCATATATTAGGAACTTGACAGTAAAAATTACATAATACATTAAAAACCACTAAACATAAGAATTTGTTGGAACCATTTAGAAAATCCAAGACTCATACTTTTGCTTGCCAATTTTTATCAAGAAGAATGTTTGTTGATTTGACATCTCTGTGGAGAATTCTTGGCGCAGCTGCTTCATGAAGATACTCCAAGCCCCTTGCAGCTCCTAATGCAATTGTAACACGAGTAGACCAATCcatattttttccaaaaactcCATCTAAACGGTCCCTCAAATTTCCGTTACTCATGTAGTCAAACACAAGTAACCTCTGaacattttttcctttcaattctGAGCAGTATCCAATCAATGGCACCAGATGACAGTGATGAAGTCTAGACAATAGTTCAATctgaaccaaaaaaatatgctaactaaaatgaatgctttagaaagaaaaaagataatcTAGGCTCATGATTTTTTATGTAGATACTAAGAAACATTATAACATAGCATGATAAACCAATGAAAACTGAATATTGTTAAGATTAGGTACAACCTCTGTGAAAAATTCAGTGTCTGCTTTAGGCTCTCCTTGATCTTTAAGTCGCTTGACAGCCACATTACTACCATTTTTCAGTTGACCACGGTAAACATAACTACTTCCACCTAGTCCAATGAGGTTTGAAGCTGAAAAGTTTTCAGTGGCATTTTCCAGTTCAGCAAATGAGAATTGAATAATATTTCCATGAAACATTTCTCTTTGATTCCCAAACAAGATAGAGGCTTTTTGAAGGCATCCTAACGAgagaaaaaacagaaaaaggtaaataataacaaaatataataataaggtAGATGAAGAACTTTGGAGTCTGTATAAAATCCAACAGATTGAATCAAGTATGTTTCAACTAACAAATTAGGGATGGTTAACTCAAAACCAAACTTACTTGTAATATGACTAATAGGAGAATTTATAACGCTTTTTGTTTCCGGAACAAAAGAAGTCCTTTGACTAATGAAGTTACTGGTACTACTATAACTTGTTTCCTTATCTGATGACGAAACCATTGGTGATTGAATAGGATGATGTATTTCCCTTCGGCGAACATAACATACAACAAAGGCGAGAAATGCAATGATTGTGCATGTAACACACATTATTAGAATGATAATTACAATTTTGCTCGAAATGTGTGACTTTGAACCTAGTGTCATCTTAGCAGTTCCTGCATGactcaaaatcttaaaattaGTTTGAGTATCTTAGAAGAATCCATTCACTTTTGCCAGGAAAGTAGTGGGTTATGTCATCATCAATAAGACACAAATAAATTGAAAGTAAATCATGCTTCAAAACAAGAAGTGATTTAGAATGaaaaatatcttatttttttctctttgccTGAGAATCTCCAGATACATAGTCTTAATGTGGACACTTTCATTGCGATAAATACTGTTTAAtcaaaagaaatttgttttaaaacaacttaACAAAGAATCTCCAAATACATAGTCTTATATACAGATGGATTTTTATTCCATGCAAAACAATAGCTGGTTAAGCATCAATCTATGTCAGTTTTTCGGAAGCATCAACTAGTGAACTTTCAAGATGGTAGAAAAAGGGAAGAAGGAAAGATACCCCAGATACAGTTGCAGGCAATAAAGCAATTAGGATTATGGCTTCCTGCTGCCACTTTAGGAAATCCATTTGAATCACATATACATGTCCATATGGATGCACTCTCTTCAGCATATAcatggaaggaaagaaaaaaaaaaagtaaagcaGCAAACAAAACAGTATTCAGGATGTGATCACAGTTTTCGCCTAAAATTGGTGAATACACTTATGGCCTTCCTTCCTTAAAGCACAATCAATGGGAAGTGGTAGATTTATCAGCACAGAAAGAATTGCTAGTATACCTGAATGGCAATCACATGACTTGGAACAATTAGAGATAGAGTATCTCTGATTCGCTCGTAAAGAACATTTACATTTCCACTTGTTTCGACCACTATCAGATGGTTCCTTTGCTGGTAAAACAAGAAGCAAAAGGTAAAAATGAAGAGTATTGTGGCTAATTTAGATTATACACATGACAGAGGAGAAACTAGTAAACAGACCCTCTAAAGACTTAAAAATGAAGGAGTGAAGTGTTCAAAGGATGctcaacaacaaatcaaaatctgtcatatcttttttttcacttttggcAGTTAAGCGTTCAAAGACCATTAATACACAGTATCTTACATATGAAAGTTGGAAAGCCAAAAACCAATGAATTATCAATCGTGGTACTAACCGCAAAATGAGTGCTGAAACCATAGCAAGCTAATAACAAGAGCAACAGAAACTTTGAGTTGATGCTTCATTTATTCCAACCCATATATCACTACaaggaaaggaaagaaaagGAACATTTAGCTCTGCATGAATCTAAGAGAAGCAATTTTCCTACGTTGTGAAAAAAACAGATCTCTTAGATGAATCTCCATGATAAATTCATGAGCAGACAGATGGTAAGCACCATGTATGCACCATAAATggcttcaatatttttaaagtatGAATATACAAGAGCAACACAAGTTTCAATCTGAAATATCAACACTACCAGGCCATATCATTCAACAATGTATAGATATGGTGGAGAAAATCAAACTATAGAAGTGTATGCGAATAACTTGAGAAGTATATATGAGCTCTTAACATTCTTctgaaaaaactcaaaaaacatATCCTTATCTTCAGTAGTAAAGATCGTAGATTCACAACTGGCAGAAAGAAAAGGGAAGTGGTATATTGGTGAACCTGTTAAAGGGAACGGAATAAGCCTTCAAATTCTCCTTGATCCAATCATCattttcagaaagaaaaaaaaaaaaaatatatatatatatatatatgaactagctaacaaacaaagaaaaactgCTGACAAATAATCCAGAAACAGTAGTAACACTCAGGTTTCAGTTTCATTTTATCTCTATGTAGCAGTAAAAAGAAAATGCCAGTCATTTCATGTTGAATAAGTAGGCAGCAACTCTTTTTGTGTCTGACCGCAACTTTGTGGCTTGTGAAAGTAAATAAGGAAAGAGAGTAGGAAAGAAGAAATGAATGTTTAGCCTACAAGCACTGTAATAGAATGGACTCTCAAACTACCATGAATCAACAACTGACTGTGTGATGAGCTTAAACATAAAAAGGTTCAATAGAAGGAGGACACGTACATTTGAATGCTTCCATGGTCATTGGTCAGACACTTGAGACAATAAATATAGGTAATGAGCTGGTAGAAGTGTAGAACTTCCTTTATGGATTGATTGAGATGGCTTCTATATAATCCAAAGCCTAGGAATGGAAGAATGAAATTAACAACTGCCAAAAGAACACATCCTTGTTTCCATCTGCAAACTCTTGACAATGATGAGTTTCACTGAAAGTGTTGAGAAATGCAACaaatttgaagttgttttaGCAAAGTAGTGAAAATTATAAGAAAGCAGAATGATTAGCATCTCTGAGAAAGCAAAggctaattttatttttttatctggTTTCCTTGTTTTGGAAAGAAGTATTAACTAACTAATTCAAAGAACTAAGTGTAATAAAGAGAAAACAGTGAAAATTTTGGAGTAATAGGAGGGAAGTCATCTTCACAAACCTGCATGTGTTAATCACGTACACATAACAtactctttctttctctttcacaaAATGAAAGTAAAATATGAATTCCTTAACATCAACGTTGGTAAACagataagaaaataatttggaGAAGAACTAGCATGGCTAAACAGGCAATGACAACATATAGCGTCCAGCTCTATATAACAAGTAAACCCTTGAAAAACCTCAGCCACACAAAAGTGGAAATGATAATTCAAGTCTACCACTTTTCTGAAAGCATTCACTTTGCTTACTGAAAGGGACCCTTTAACACCTTCCAGTTTTGTTTAAAGTTGAATATGTGAAGTAAACGTAAAATGAGAAGGAAACAAGAGGAGTGATACGACGAACTTCAAGTCACAAACCCGATGAATACTATGCTCATAGCACATGAACTAACTCGAAAGGAACAAAAGGAGACACTAAAACAATAAATTCCATGACAATATTAATAAATGTTAATAGTAATGATGAAGAAATCTAAAACTGAAAAACATTTACTAAAACATATAGAAATCATACCCTATTAAAACTGGgtataaaaaattataggagAATACCAACAAGTATCATAAGGGCATTGTTTAAATAGTCATAAAAaatttgacttatattttcaagactaggttttctttttacaaattcTTTAAACAATGCCTTTATGGCACTTCTTAGCATGACCCAAAATCATGTGAAACATTTAAAGATACGGTGGCAGCAATCATGATGAGTATTTTGCTAATTTTATCGAATTAGAATCCAAACTGCTTTTTGTATTCAATTGAATCAACTAATAGAAGTACATACATTCATATAAGTATGTATGTAGCTAAAATTTGAAACCCCGATGCTGTGTTGGGCACAAAAAATCacctgaaaaaaaaatactattttatttGTTCAAAAGGAAAAACAGAAGGAAGAGCACCCactaataaaaaagaattagaaGAGTATCGCATGGAGCATTTACAATTCAAAATGCCTAAAATCATTTCCTTTCCTTCCTGCTGCCTATCtagctttaaaaataaaagctaaTCTCTATAGAGCAATGTAAAATTCCCCTGATTATTTTCTTTGCTGCCGACCACTAAAGGATTTAGTAGGTCGTAGAATATTTCCCGATGATTGTGGTGTCCTCACAAGAATGGTTTGGGAACGTGATACCATGTCAGCCATGGAAGGAGTTTGGTACGCACGCACGAAGCTGGTGGAGTCTGTGGAATCACCTCTTGCAGTTGCTCTTTGCCCTAAATGAGAGCTCATTCCTGATAGTACATAAGCTCTTCCAGATTCTTCATAAACACGTCGAGTTGCCATTCTATCCTGCATCTCCTTTAGTTCAGCAGAAAGAGAAGTACATAATGGATCACCGGCTTGAGCAGAAATAGTTTCAGATAATGCCCTTTGACATCTTTCTAGGACAGAAATTGCAGCAGTCAAATCACCACGTTCTGCTTCGACTCTAGCCTCAGCCATTGCCTCAGTAGCTTGAAGTCTATTCCTTTGCCTATCTACTTCTATTGATACAACTTGATCTCTAGCCACATTAGGTCTCTGAATCTTCACTTCACTTGTTACATCCAAACCCTCCATTTTTGTGATGGGGTCACTATAAATACATGTAATGATCAACAATGACATCTCATCACTAGATTTCTCAACTGGAACATTGAGTGTCACTAAAAAGTCTCTTTCTTCTTCAGCATACAAATCTCCTGCCTTTATGGAAGCCATTCTTGCATTGTTAGTCAATGTACTTTGGTAACTTCCTGCTTTTACTGAACTAAGTTGCAAACGAGACTGAGCACACCGAACTTCCACATGTAGATCTTGAACAACCACACTCAATAATCCCCCAATACACTGAGCGAACGCATCCTGAATCACTTCCTCAGCTTCAATAAAGGAAAATGTGCCTCCAGAAATCTCAGAGATGGAATGCATCAAAGTAGCATCATGATCAACACCAAAACCAAATGCATGCACTGGTATTTTCAAACCTTCACCGTTATTACGATGAATGGAGTTCGGAACAAGAGACTGATAACCTTCTCCGATACCAGCTGTGGTACAAATATTATGAGTATCCTGTCCATCAGTTAGTAACATGATACCGCCCACTGGATTCTTCCATCGACGGTCAACAAACACCTTAACCCCTTTCTTCAATCCTTCAGCAATGTCTGTTCCACCATTTGGAACCAAAGCGTTAACTGCACGCAATGCCTGTTGTCGCCCATCATCATTCATCCGTCGTAGAGGGAAGATGCGACGGGCTGTTGAGGAAAACACAATGATAGAAAGACGATCTGAGGAACTTAGATTCTGTATGACAAAACTCATAGCTTGTTTCAGTAATGTAATCTTTGAACCTGTCATGCTACCACTTACATCAAGAACTGTGACAAGATCAACTCGAGCACGCGAAGGCGATGTCTCAACTGAAGGTTCAACACTGCTTCTGCCACCATTTTGTTTGATGGAATAAGGTGGAGCCTTAAGATGAACCAATACAGTAAAGTTATCATGAGAGTCTGATTTTGAAACAGCTGAAACTTCAGGATATGTTGTGATCTCCATTCTATTTTCTATGCTATGATCAACATCATTAACATGGTGAGTAATTGAAGTTTGTTGATCCAAGACTTCATCATCGTCATCAAAGATAGCTGGTTCTGTTATATTATGATTATGGTTAAGATTAAGACGTGAAGAACCCTGCCGAACTGTACCATTTTGTCGTGAGGAAGAAAGTCTCCGTAGTATACCTGACCAGGTGTCACCTCTTGGTTGAGAGATGTCATGGGAGACATTGGATGCAGTATTTTGAAAAGGAACTTCTTTCCATTTTGCTCTGCAAACAGGGCAAATCTGATTCCCATATCTTACATTAGATGTGATGCATTGGAAATGGAAAGAGTGAGAACATTCTGCAGTAAAAATGGCCTGCCCCTGCCCTGGTTTCATTGTATTCAAGCATATTGCACACGTTCCCTACAAAatgtaaaagaaagaaagaaagaaaaaggtgaGGAAAATAAAATCCGAAGTGCTAACGTTAAGAACAACTGATATACAgactatatataaaattttatcaagAAGTTTCCTAGTAGACATTAACCAAAACTGTACAAACTTTGTACCCACAAACcaagatgaaataaaataaaatatcattcaaaGCATTGTTTAAAACCTTATTCAACAATGCTTAGTTGAACACACCATGTTGATATAATCTAACCCGTAGAGCATTCCTTTACTTGGAATGTAATTTAGATAACAATGCTATTTGTTACAGAAATTTCTATACAAAATTGTTACAAAAGATTAATGGCCAATCATAATTGAAAAAAGGGGGAGGGGAGCAATCTTATACGGTAAACAAGCATCATATAAAacacaacaattttttatttttatttttttcatttgaaaattgtttttaataaaaaatgttgaatcATTGAGCATTTCACATTTATAATAATCATCACACAAAAATCAGTAGCAGAAATTGAAGATGTCAAACATGACTTCATGGATAGTGGCCATCTTATACACTAAACAAGCATCCAATaaatcacaatatttttttttgtaaattgttttaaaaatagtttttgtatCATTCAGCATTTCTCTAACAtttataatcatcatcacacaaAAATCAGTAATAGAAAATGAATATGTCACATGACTTCATGGAATAGTGGCCATCAATCCAACCAATCCACCATCTACATTAACCAAGGCACCAAacttttaaaaggaaaaaaaaccaatttaattattaatcatataAAGACAATactatgtatttttaaaatatataaaatatcagATATTGTATGTTATCAGTTGTTTTCAAAATCCGTGAAGCTGAGCAATTAAGTATCCTGTATCCATGGATAAATACAAAAGTCACTATTAGATTATTTTGTCTAATAGTGACCACCCCTCTTGTCTTGATGCAGGTCCACCACAAAAACCAGTGCATAAAAGGATGGAATAGAATACTATCTTTACCAAAAACACCCATCACTATTGCATGTCTAATTACGTCAACTATAGGATTCCCTGACAAATCTACAACTCaagtatacaaaaaaaaaaagaaaaaagtcagCGTTTGGTGGTCATACATATTGATGGCATCAAGGAAAAACTAACAACAATCAGCCTACCATTTTCAGCAAAGTAAAGGTGATACGCAACTCTAATATTAAttggaaaatttgaaaatttcgataaatttgataaataaattaataatatataaaaatataatcaaaagaaGGAGAAATCAAAGATGATTCCTTCACTCACACATTtctacaaaattaaataataaaatggaaTGGAAGGGAATTTAATGAAGTGGAATGGAACAATTCTTTTTCTCCATTCCAATTTTCTAATCAACAAGTTCATGTCATTCCAATCTGTTCAACTCTATTACATTTCATCATATTTCATTCGGGTAAGGAAAACACTTTGATCCTTGAATATGTGAGACACTATCATTACAGTCACCAAATgcatcaaaattacaaatacgtCCTCAAgtgtcttttttatttgtaattataAGGACTAAATCAACTAAAGAAATCACATTTGAGgatcaaaataacaaattaaacagACACGTGAGGATGTTTtgcaattcaatatattctaagACTAAAATAACCTTGTCTCAATGTCTCACACATTCAGAAACTAAAATAGTTGTTTACCCTGCTCTATTCAATTCAACTCTTTTACATTTACATATTCAACATAGCATACCCACATatcaaaatccaaactttttcaTTGTTTAAAGCTGGATTTTCCACAAACAACCGccaaaagtgttttttttttttttttactccatGGGGTTAACACCCATCAAAATCAATTACAAATGCATCCAATCAAATCTTTTACATTTACATATTCAACATTCAACATAACATACACACGTATCAAAATACAAACTTTTTCACTGTTTGCAGCTGGATTTTTCACAATCAACAgtaaaaaatgatgttttttactCTATAGAGGGTCAACATtctttaaaatcaaatcaaatatggTATATACACAGACAGTGAAAAACATTTTTACAAATACATCCAATCCAATCAAatcacataaatatattttatgaacCAATCTATAAAAATGacattataataaaatttgattatattcatgtgaaaaaataattttacaccgTCAGGGGCATAGAAATGAATCCATTAGTCAATTACACAACCACTTTTTCACATAAACTAAACAACTAGTTCATAAAGGGTACAACATACATAATAGCTGCTATGAAAGTGACATTTCCACCACCGCCATAAAATGCATAATAAAACCAATACAACACATCACAATCACACTCTTTTAATCCATTACTATCcccaaaattaaaacaacaacatcacaaaaagtaaaaaaaaaaaaaaaaaaaaaaaaaaattaaaaattaaccCGTGATTACAACCTAATAATTACATGCAAATTAGTCATCAAACTCATCATTATGATCACAGAATatcataatttaaacaaaataaacctaagaagtgaaaaatgaagagaattgAGATTCATTGATGAAAATGCAAACCTTGGAGGAGGAAGAGGAGGATGAGGAGAGACGGAGACCGGAGGAGGAAGGTGTCGGAGTAGAGGGACGGCGGCCGGAAAGAGAGGCGGAGGCGGATGAGAGACGATCGGAGATGGAGGAAGAAGGTTGATCGGTGGTTTTGGGAAGAATACAGGTTTTTTTGAAGCCAAGAGCGAGTTTGAGTTTTCGCCATTTAGATTCCATTTGGTTGAAAAAGCGACGGAGGATTGA
Proteins encoded in this window:
- the LOC25487821 gene encoding receptor-like serine/threonine-protein kinase NCRK isoform X1 translates to MKHQLKVSVALVISLLWFQHSFCAKEPSDSGRNKWKCKCSLRANQRYSISNCSKSCDCHSESASIWTCICDSNGFPKVAAGSHNPNCFIACNCIWGTAKMTLGSKSHISSKIVIIILIMCVTCTIIAFLAFVVCYVRRREIHHPIQSPMVSSSDKETSYSSTSNFISQRTSFVPETKSVINSPISHITRCLQKASILFGNQREMFHGNIIQFSFAELENATENFSASNLIGLGGSSYVYRGQLKNGSNVAVKRLKDQGEPKADTEFFTEIELLSRLHHCHLVPLIGYCSELKGKNVQRLLVFDYMSNGNLRDRLDGVFGKNMDWSTRVTIALGAARGLEYLHEAAAPRILHRDVKSTNILLDKNWQAKITDLGMAKDLRSDSLPSCSYSSQRMKGTFGYFAPEYAIVGRSSIESDVFSFGVVLLELISGRQPILKSAGKEESLVVWAAPRLQDSRRVLTELADPQLKGNFPEDEVHIMANLAKECLLLDPDNRPTMSEVVLILSSISRTKSRRRRYVQLCLFQDRDDDAEQQRQSSLSRFPPHNSLPPCTDYDLRVGNEDKDVDTISTEYMKSLILLTSKGEKWHASEEEMVDLSEPRLESFCMENISFP
- the LOC25487823 gene encoding E3 ubiquitin-protein ligase WAV3 isoform X2, translated to MESKWRKLKLALGFKKTCILPKTTDQPSSSISDRLSSASASLSGRRPSTPTPSSSGLRLSSSSSSSSKGTCAICLNTMKPGQGQAIFTAECSHSFHFQCITSNVRYGNQICPVCRAKWKEVPFQNTASNVSHDISQPRGDTWSEPAIFDDDDEVLDQQTSITHHVNDVDHSIENRMEITTYPEVSAVSKSDSHDNFTVLVHLKAPPYSIKQNGGRSSVEPSVETSPSRARVDLVTVLDVSGSMTGSKITLLKQAMSFVIQNLSSSDRLSIIVFSSTARRIFPLRRMNDDGRQQALRAVNALVPNGGTDIAEGLKKGVKVFVDRRWKNPVGGIMLLTDGQDTHNICTTAGIGEGYQSLVPNSIHRNNGEGLKIPVHAFGFGVDHDATLMHSISEISGGTFSFIEAEEVIQDAFAQCIGGLLSVVVQDLHVEVRCAQSRLQLSSVKAGSYQSTLTNNARMASIKAGDLYAEEERDFLVTLNVPVEKSSDEMSLLIITCIYSDPITKMEGLDVTSEVKIQRPNVARDQVVSIEVDRQRNRLQATEAMAEARVEAERGDLTAAISVLERCQRALSETISAQAGDPLCTSLSAELKEMQDRMATRRVYEESGRAYVLSGMSSHLGQRATARGDSTDSTSFVRAYQTPSMADMVSRSQTILVRTPQSSGNILRPTKSFSGRQQRK
- the LOC25487823 gene encoding E3 ubiquitin-protein ligase WAV3 isoform X3, which encodes MKPGQGQAIFTAECSHSFHFQCITSNVRYGNQICPVCRAKWKEVPFQNTASNVSHDISQPRGDTWSGILRRLSSSRQNGTVRQGSSRLNLNHNHNITEPAIFDDDDEVLDQQTSITHHVNDVDHSIENRMEITTYPEVSAVSKSDSHDNFTVLVHLKAPPYSIKQNGGRSSVEPSVETSPSRARVDLVTVLDVSGSMTGSKITLLKQAMSFVIQNLSSSDRLSIIVFSSTARRIFPLRRMNDDGRQQALRAVNALVPNGGTDIAEGLKKGVKVFVDRRWKNPVGGIMLLTDGQDTHNICTTAGIGEGYQSLVPNSIHRNNGEGLKIPVHAFGFGVDHDATLMHSISEISGGTFSFIEAEEVIQDAFAQCIGGLLSVVVQDLHVEVRCAQSRLQLSSVKAGSYQSTLTNNARMASIKAGDLYAEEERDFLVTLNVPVEKSSDEMSLLIITCIYSDPITKMEGLDVTSEVKIQRPNVARDQVVSIEVDRQRNRLQATEAMAEARVEAERGDLTAAISVLERCQRALSETISAQAGDPLCTSLSAELKEMQDRMATRRVYEESGRAYVLSGMSSHLGQRATARGDSTDSTSFVRAYQTPSMADMVSRSQTILVRTPQSSGNILRPTKSFSGRQQRK
- the LOC25487821 gene encoding receptor-like serine/threonine-protein kinase NCRK isoform X2, with translation MKHQLKVSVALVISLLWFQHSFCAKEPSDSGRNKWKCKCSLRANQRYSISNCSKSCDCHSESASIWTCICDSNGFPKVAAGSHNPNCFIACNCIWGTAKMTLGSKSHISSKIVIIILIMCVTCTIIAFLAFVVCYVRRREIHHPIQSPMVSSSDKETSYSSTSNFISQRTSFVPETKSVINSPISHITRCLQKASILFGNQREMFHGNIIQFSFAELENATENFSASNLIGLGGSSYVYRGQLKNGSNVAVKRLKDQGEPKADTEFFTEIELLSRLHHCHLVPLIGYCSELKGKNVQRLLVFDYMSNGNLRDRLDGVFGKNMDWSTRVTIALGAARGLEYLHEAAAPRILHRDVKSTNILLDKNWQAKITDLGMAKDLRSDSLPSCSYSSQRMKGTFGYFAPEYAIVGRSSIESDVFSFGVVLLELISGRQPILKSAGKEESLVAAPRLQDSRRVLTELADPQLKGNFPEDEVHIMANLAKECLLLDPDNRPTMSEVVLILSSISRTKSRRRRYVQLCLFQDRDDDAEQQRQSSLSRFPPHNSLPPCTDYDLRVGNEDKDVDTISTEYMKSLILLTSKGEKWHASEEEMVDLSEPRLESFCMENISFP
- the LOC25487823 gene encoding E3 ubiquitin-protein ligase WAV3 isoform X1, giving the protein MESKWRKLKLALGFKKTCILPKTTDQPSSSISDRLSSASASLSGRRPSTPTPSSSGLRLSSSSSSSSKGTCAICLNTMKPGQGQAIFTAECSHSFHFQCITSNVRYGNQICPVCRAKWKEVPFQNTASNVSHDISQPRGDTWSGILRRLSSSRQNGTVRQGSSRLNLNHNHNITEPAIFDDDDEVLDQQTSITHHVNDVDHSIENRMEITTYPEVSAVSKSDSHDNFTVLVHLKAPPYSIKQNGGRSSVEPSVETSPSRARVDLVTVLDVSGSMTGSKITLLKQAMSFVIQNLSSSDRLSIIVFSSTARRIFPLRRMNDDGRQQALRAVNALVPNGGTDIAEGLKKGVKVFVDRRWKNPVGGIMLLTDGQDTHNICTTAGIGEGYQSLVPNSIHRNNGEGLKIPVHAFGFGVDHDATLMHSISEISGGTFSFIEAEEVIQDAFAQCIGGLLSVVVQDLHVEVRCAQSRLQLSSVKAGSYQSTLTNNARMASIKAGDLYAEEERDFLVTLNVPVEKSSDEMSLLIITCIYSDPITKMEGLDVTSEVKIQRPNVARDQVVSIEVDRQRNRLQATEAMAEARVEAERGDLTAAISVLERCQRALSETISAQAGDPLCTSLSAELKEMQDRMATRRVYEESGRAYVLSGMSSHLGQRATARGDSTDSTSFVRAYQTPSMADMVSRSQTILVRTPQSSGNILRPTKSFSGRQQRK